One window of the Labilibaculum sp. genome contains the following:
- a CDS encoding urea transporter — protein MKELKQNILFLGEATLNSYAQVFFSRNKAFAALLLVVSFFDPWAGTAGLISILTANLVAYKMGFSTYYIKDGSYGFNSLLVGLGIGLYFQPGLEITVLVVLSSILTLFICLFLQGVLAKYALPFLSVPFLLGIWMIMLASSDLTSLGISERGIYQANEIFSLGGQKLVNIYHSIQNWELHESVSIFLKSLGAIFFQSNWLAGLLILIGLLFYSRIAFTFAILGYYIAYFFYILIDANISELGYTFIGFNFILTSIALGAFYVIPSPYSYLWIVLLLPIVVLITLSSMHWFAPYRLSVYALPFNVVTLLFLYILKLRHQPSGKLQEVQVQHNSPEKNLYYFKSNTQRLSSNVFPDFQLPFIGEWSVSQAHEGEFTHKNEWRHAWDFVILDDKNEQYKNDGDFVEDYYCYNKIILCPADGEVVNILDGIPDNKIGQVNLEQNWGNSLVIRHNYSFYSQLSHFKEGCFKVKKGDMVKKGEVLGICGNSGRSPYPHLHFQFQTTPYIGSSTFDAALPHYIKRQENTLCLQSYSRPKQNDKLLRGESHPILSQTLGFQTGQKFTLTIESGLDQKLVLMEKNWDFEVKSDAIGNTYIQCLQTNSKAFFSVESNVLQFHNYLGNRQSLLYYLYLSCYKVYLGYYQDLNVKAEIPPNQVFSSSKLFLQDFIAPFYIYLQSDYQLKYQNKKEGIKSEKIELLSKIEWGYPIKKEHLSSEIRIESGASITIKISRNGKLIEIKCGNMQAY, from the coding sequence ATGAAAGAGCTTAAACAGAACATACTATTTTTAGGAGAAGCGACGCTAAACAGCTACGCTCAGGTATTTTTCTCACGAAACAAAGCCTTTGCAGCATTACTTTTGGTAGTTAGTTTTTTCGATCCCTGGGCCGGAACAGCAGGTCTGATTTCCATTTTAACAGCAAATTTAGTTGCTTACAAAATGGGCTTCTCAACCTATTACATTAAAGATGGCAGCTATGGATTTAACAGTCTTTTAGTAGGTTTAGGCATAGGCCTGTATTTTCAGCCGGGACTCGAAATAACTGTTTTGGTGGTTCTGTCCTCCATTCTTACCCTATTTATCTGCTTGTTTCTGCAAGGTGTACTGGCTAAATACGCTCTGCCCTTTTTAAGTGTTCCTTTTTTGCTTGGAATCTGGATGATTATGCTTGCAAGCAGTGATTTAACCTCACTGGGAATTAGTGAACGCGGCATTTATCAGGCCAACGAAATATTCAGCCTTGGTGGGCAGAAACTGGTAAATATCTACCATAGTATTCAAAATTGGGAATTGCATGAATCAGTTTCTATATTTCTAAAATCGCTGGGGGCAATTTTCTTCCAAAGCAATTGGCTGGCTGGTTTACTAATACTAATTGGTTTGCTTTTCTATTCTCGAATTGCCTTTACATTCGCCATTTTAGGCTATTATATTGCCTACTTTTTCTATATTCTCATCGATGCAAACATTAGCGAATTAGGCTATACTTTTATTGGTTTTAACTTTATTCTAACCTCCATTGCGCTAGGAGCATTTTACGTGATTCCATCACCATATTCTTATTTATGGATTGTTCTTTTGCTGCCAATTGTGGTGCTAATCACACTCAGCAGCATGCATTGGTTTGCTCCTTACCGACTATCAGTTTATGCATTACCATTTAATGTGGTAACTCTTCTTTTCTTATACATTCTAAAATTGCGGCATCAACCCAGCGGAAAACTGCAGGAGGTGCAGGTACAGCACAACTCTCCGGAGAAGAATTTGTACTATTTCAAAAGCAATACTCAGCGTTTGTCCTCAAATGTATTCCCTGATTTTCAACTTCCGTTTATTGGAGAGTGGTCAGTAAGCCAAGCTCATGAAGGTGAGTTTACCCATAAAAATGAATGGCGCCATGCCTGGGATTTCGTAATACTTGATGATAAAAATGAGCAATACAAAAACGATGGTGATTTTGTGGAAGATTACTACTGCTACAACAAAATAATACTATGCCCGGCAGATGGAGAAGTTGTAAATATTTTAGATGGTATTCCTGATAACAAAATTGGGCAGGTAAATTTAGAACAGAATTGGGGCAACAGCTTGGTGATTCGTCACAATTACAGTTTTTACTCGCAATTAAGTCATTTTAAAGAAGGCTGTTTTAAAGTGAAAAAGGGTGATATGGTGAAAAAAGGTGAGGTGCTGGGTATCTGCGGAAATTCCGGAAGATCGCCCTACCCTCATCTTCATTTTCAATTTCAGACCACACCTTATATTGGATCTTCAACTTTTGATGCCGCACTTCCACATTATATTAAACGTCAGGAAAATACTCTGTGCTTGCAATCTTATTCCAGGCCAAAGCAAAACGATAAACTTTTGCGGGGAGAAAGCCATCCGATATTGTCTCAAACACTTGGTTTCCAGACAGGACAAAAATTTACTTTAACCATAGAATCCGGTCTTGACCAAAAATTGGTTCTAATGGAAAAAAACTGGGATTTTGAGGTCAAGTCCGATGCAATTGGAAATACCTACATTCAATGCCTGCAAACCAATTCAAAAGCTTTTTTCAGTGTTGAATCGAATGTTTTACAATTCCACAACTATCTTGGCAACAGACAATCGCTGCTTTACTATTTGTATCTATCCTGCTATAAAGTTTATCTGGGATATTATCAAGACCTGAATGTAAAAGCCGAAATACCTCCGAATCAGGTTTTCAGCTCAAGCAAACTATTTCTGCAGGATTTCATCGCTCCCTTTTACATTTATCTGCAGTCAGACTATCAATTAAAATACCAAAATAAAAAAGAAGGAATTAAGTCCGAAAAAATTGAACTCTTATCTAAAATTGAATGGGGCTATCCAATTAAAAAGGAGCATCTAAGCTCTGAAATCAGAATAGAAAGCGGTGCCTCAATAACTATTAAAATCAGTAGAAATGGTAAATTAATAGAAATAAAATGTGGAAACATGCAAGCATATTAA
- a CDS encoding DPP IV N-terminal domain-containing protein, with the protein MKRNLLTLLFLIIGTGLFAQEIPVAKANYELAAKFSPNRLKKIVFSTSVNPHWLKNGEKFWYNYKTSEGNFYYLVDPVSSTKSELFNTVKMAADMSRLTADPFDSEHLDISKLKFINNEKTIQFEIESKLVEEEEKDDEDGDKQEEEKEGEKKQKTKKKMIAKVWHFEYQIASKKLNLLDEFKKPLEQKDWASVAPNQEYVIFAKHHNLYWMDAENYKKAQKNEKDSTIVEHELTTDGMEYYSYGSGTYGKTNKEIEEEKDKRKAAYVTFSADSKKFALTKEDEREVKDLWVINSVASPRPTIEKYKYHMPGEKEAPQYEILIFDWESKKSVKVKASAFKDQTLSILRAPEKKINADDDLQFSIWLSPSSDLLYFKRQSRDMKRVDICTANTSTGEVKVLIEERLNTYIETRPLGFVNNGKELIHWSEHDGWAHFYLYDGEGNLKNQITSGPWHCDRIQGIDEKNRVLYFTGNARENGEDPYYTHLYCVNFDGTGLKLLNKGDFSHDVSLNDQNHYFVNNSSRVNTAPVSALYNSKGSKLIDLETTDLSRLFETGYQFPELFKVKAGDGVTDIYGVMYKPFDFDPNKKYPILTYVYPGPQTEAVYKSFSTRMDRADRMAQLGFIVVTLGNRGGHPARSKWYHNYGYGNLRDYGLEDKKVGLEQLADRFDFIDITKVGIFGHSGGGFMSTAAMLVYPDFFKAAVSAAGNHDNNIYNRWWSETHHGVKEEISEKGDTTFTYKIDDNPSLAKNLKGKLMLVTGDIDNNVHPGNTIRMANALIKANKRFDFFIYPGQRHGFGDMSEYSFWLRGEYFCKYLLGDFRNSADYIEMQNDKPKK; encoded by the coding sequence ATGAAAAGAAATTTACTCACCCTCCTATTCTTAATAATAGGAACGGGCTTGTTTGCACAGGAAATTCCTGTTGCAAAAGCAAATTATGAATTGGCAGCAAAATTCTCGCCTAACCGACTAAAAAAAATCGTATTCTCGACCAGTGTTAATCCTCATTGGTTGAAGAACGGTGAAAAATTCTGGTACAACTACAAAACTTCAGAAGGTAACTTCTACTATTTGGTTGATCCGGTAAGCAGCACAAAATCGGAGCTGTTTAATACAGTAAAAATGGCCGCTGACATGAGTCGTTTAACGGCAGATCCTTTCGATTCAGAACATCTGGACATCAGCAAATTGAAATTCATCAACAATGAAAAAACCATTCAATTTGAGATAGAAAGCAAACTGGTGGAAGAGGAAGAAAAAGACGACGAAGACGGTGACAAGCAGGAAGAGGAAAAAGAAGGTGAAAAAAAGCAAAAAACCAAAAAGAAAATGATTGCCAAAGTTTGGCATTTTGAATACCAAATCGCTTCCAAAAAGCTAAATCTACTTGATGAATTTAAAAAACCTTTGGAGCAAAAAGATTGGGCTTCGGTAGCTCCAAATCAGGAATATGTAATTTTTGCAAAACATCATAATTTATATTGGATGGATGCGGAAAACTATAAAAAAGCTCAAAAAAATGAAAAAGATTCCACCATTGTTGAACATGAATTAACCACTGACGGTATGGAATATTACAGCTATGGCAGTGGCACTTATGGCAAAACCAATAAAGAAATAGAGGAAGAAAAAGACAAACGCAAAGCAGCTTATGTGACTTTCTCGGCCGACTCAAAAAAGTTTGCACTAACCAAAGAGGATGAGCGTGAAGTAAAAGATCTTTGGGTAATTAATTCTGTCGCCTCTCCCCGACCAACTATAGAAAAATACAAATACCACATGCCGGGGGAAAAAGAAGCTCCTCAATACGAAATTCTAATTTTCGACTGGGAAAGTAAAAAATCGGTAAAAGTAAAAGCTTCGGCATTTAAAGATCAGACTCTTTCTATCCTAAGAGCTCCCGAAAAAAAAATAAATGCAGATGATGATTTGCAATTTTCAATATGGTTATCTCCCAGCAGTGATTTATTGTATTTCAAGCGTCAGAGCCGTGATATGAAACGCGTTGATATCTGTACTGCCAATACTTCAACTGGTGAAGTAAAAGTTCTTATCGAAGAGCGTTTAAATACTTATATTGAAACCAGACCATTGGGTTTTGTGAACAACGGAAAAGAACTGATTCATTGGTCGGAACACGATGGCTGGGCACATTTCTATCTTTACGACGGTGAAGGGAATTTAAAAAATCAAATTACATCAGGCCCTTGGCACTGTGATAGAATTCAGGGAATTGATGAAAAAAACAGAGTCCTTTACTTTACTGGAAATGCCAGGGAAAATGGTGAAGATCCATATTACACCCATTTATACTGTGTAAACTTCGATGGTACAGGATTGAAACTTTTGAACAAGGGAGATTTCTCGCACGATGTAAGTTTGAATGATCAAAACCATTACTTTGTAAACAACTCATCAAGAGTAAATACAGCTCCGGTTTCGGCCCTGTACAATTCGAAAGGAAGCAAATTAATCGATTTGGAAACCACTGATCTTTCCCGATTATTTGAAACCGGTTATCAATTCCCCGAGCTGTTTAAAGTAAAAGCCGGTGATGGTGTAACGGATATTTATGGAGTGATGTACAAGCCATTCGATTTTGACCCGAATAAAAAATATCCAATTTTAACCTATGTATATCCTGGGCCGCAAACCGAAGCCGTTTACAAAAGCTTCTCGACCCGCATGGACAGAGCCGATCGTATGGCTCAGTTGGGATTTATTGTAGTAACTCTCGGCAATCGGGGTGGTCACCCTGCCCGTTCGAAATGGTACCACAACTATGGTTATGGCAACCTAAGAGATTATGGTTTGGAAGATAAGAAAGTTGGTTTGGAACAATTGGCCGACAGATTTGACTTTATTGATATTACTAAAGTGGGAATTTTCGGTCACTCCGGAGGTGGATTCATGTCTACAGCGGCCATGTTGGTTTATCCTGATTTCTTTAAAGCAGCAGTTTCTGCTGCCGGAAACCACGACAATAACATCTACAATCGCTGGTGGAGTGAAACACATCATGGTGTGAAAGAGGAAATATCTGAAAAGGGAGATACTACCTTTACCTATAAAATTGATGATAATCCAAGTTTGGCTAAAAATCTAAAAGGAAAACTAATGCTTGTTACCGGTGATATTGACAACAATGTACATCCTGGAAATACAATCAGAATGGCCAATGCCTTGATCAAAGCAAACAAACGATTCGATTTCTTCATTTATCCCGGTCAACGCCACGGATTTGGTGACATGAGTGAATACTCGTTCTGGTTACGCGGGGAATATTTCTGTAAGTATTTACTTGGCGATTTTAGAAACAGCGCCGATTATATCGAAATGCAAAATGATAAACCTAAAAAGTAA
- a CDS encoding 3-deoxy-7-phosphoheptulonate synthase: protein MMDSRIENLNVSAEQSIITPMELKKMYPLGEQHIETVNHGQTAIKNILNGSDKRILAIVGPCSIHDIKSAKEYAQRLKVLADDLKDDLFIVMRVYFEKPRTTVGWKGLLNDPYMDNSCKIQDGLKQARELLVYIAELGLPAAGEALDIVTPQYIQDLFSWTAIGARTTESQSHRNMSSGLSSVVGFKNGTDGNIDIAVNAIQAVAAPHNFVSINPEGKVAVIRTLGNPNTHIILRGGKKPNFEAQYIAAIEKKLSDLQIVPRIMVDCSHANSSKKAKNQEIVLTSLAGQIAKGNKSIMGFMVESNLMFGKQNIPEDKSKLKYGVSVTDECLDFESTEQILRDFCAKIK, encoded by the coding sequence ATGATGGACTCAAGAATAGAGAATTTGAATGTAAGTGCGGAGCAGTCTATAATTACTCCAATGGAATTGAAAAAAATGTATCCGTTAGGTGAACAACACATCGAAACAGTTAATCATGGACAGACTGCAATTAAAAATATTCTAAATGGCAGTGATAAGAGAATACTTGCTATTGTTGGACCATGTTCTATTCATGATATTAAATCGGCAAAAGAATACGCGCAAAGATTAAAAGTACTGGCTGATGATTTAAAAGATGATTTGTTTATTGTTATGCGGGTTTATTTTGAAAAACCTAGAACTACGGTGGGATGGAAAGGCTTACTAAATGATCCTTACATGGATAATTCGTGCAAAATTCAGGATGGCTTGAAACAAGCAAGAGAGCTTCTGGTATATATTGCAGAACTTGGACTGCCAGCTGCCGGTGAGGCCTTGGATATTGTAACTCCACAGTATATTCAGGATCTATTTTCGTGGACTGCAATTGGTGCCCGTACCACCGAATCGCAAAGTCACCGAAACATGTCAAGCGGCTTGTCCTCGGTTGTTGGCTTTAAAAACGGTACCGATGGAAATATTGATATTGCTGTAAATGCAATACAGGCTGTTGCTGCTCCTCATAATTTTGTGAGTATTAATCCTGAGGGAAAAGTGGCTGTTATTCGTACTTTGGGTAATCCAAACACTCATATCATATTAAGAGGGGGTAAAAAGCCGAATTTTGAGGCTCAATACATTGCCGCGATTGAAAAAAAACTATCTGATTTGCAAATTGTGCCAAGAATAATGGTCGATTGCAGTCATGCAAACTCTTCTAAAAAAGCGAAAAATCAGGAGATTGTTTTGACCAGTCTGGCCGGGCAAATTGCCAAGGGGAATAAATCTATCATGGGATTTATGGTAGAGAGTAACCTGATGTTTGGCAAGCAAAATATTCCAGAAGACAAATCAAAACTTAAGTATGGCGTTTCGGTGACTGATGAATGTCTTGATTTTGAATCTACAGAGCAAATTTTGCGGGATTTTTGTGCGAAGATAAAATAA
- a CDS encoding tetratricopeptide repeat protein — protein sequence MELLKKIKCSIFSLLFISLLYNSATGQDFKTIRLAFEESYKNEKEGDFSHAIDQLKAVYDQNSYEINLRLGWLNYQAGVFNESIAHYQRAVNLKPYAEEAKFGLVLPKAAIGNWDEVLNIYKEILDISPNQTVANYRLGLIFYGREDYEKAHQHFKKVVDLYPFGYDALIMLAWTDYRMGKNREALILFQKSLWYFPNDPSALEGLKLLGQAQENPSK from the coding sequence ATGGAACTTCTAAAAAAAATCAAATGCAGTATTTTTTCCCTACTATTCATTTCCCTGCTATACAACAGCGCAACAGGTCAGGATTTTAAAACCATACGCCTGGCATTCGAAGAAAGCTATAAAAATGAAAAAGAAGGCGATTTCTCTCATGCCATAGATCAGCTAAAAGCAGTATACGATCAAAATTCATATGAGATTAATTTACGTTTAGGCTGGCTCAACTATCAGGCTGGTGTGTTTAATGAATCCATCGCTCATTATCAGCGGGCGGTTAATTTAAAACCTTATGCCGAAGAAGCGAAATTTGGCTTGGTATTACCCAAAGCGGCTATTGGAAATTGGGACGAAGTTCTAAATATCTACAAAGAAATTCTTGACATATCCCCCAATCAAACCGTTGCCAATTACCGCTTAGGCCTTATTTTCTATGGAAGGGAAGATTATGAAAAAGCGCATCAACATTTTAAAAAAGTAGTGGATTTATATCCATTTGGATACGATGCACTTATTATGCTTGCTTGGACCGATTATAGAATGGGCAAAAACAGAGAAGCCCTAATTTTATTTCAAAAAAGCCTGTGGTATTTCCCAAATGATCCGTCTGCTTTAGAAGGTCTTAAGCTATTAGGTCAGGCACAGGAAAACCCTTCGAAGTAA
- a CDS encoding DUF1697 domain-containing protein has translation MSEKIKYISVLRGINVGGKRKILMADLKNMYADLGFTNCISYIQSGNVIFEYQNVANSKLEAKLEDAISEKYGFEVPVIVRSVKEWKQTLKTNPYVGIHENNSLYLSFLNETPKTELTEALSELNYGPDSFQIIDKDVFIYCPGPYHKTKLSNQFFESKLKVKTTTRNWNTVLKLLELIKQE, from the coding sequence ATGAGTGAAAAAATAAAATACATTTCTGTTTTAAGAGGAATAAATGTGGGTGGAAAACGTAAAATTCTGATGGCTGATCTTAAAAATATGTATGCTGATTTGGGATTTACAAACTGCATAAGTTACATCCAAAGTGGAAATGTAATTTTTGAATATCAAAACGTCGCTAATTCTAAACTTGAAGCAAAATTAGAAGATGCCATTTCAGAAAAATACGGTTTCGAAGTGCCTGTAATTGTACGATCGGTAAAAGAATGGAAACAAACTCTTAAGACCAACCCATATGTCGGAATCCATGAAAACAATAGTCTTTACCTTAGCTTCCTAAATGAAACTCCAAAAACAGAATTAACCGAAGCTCTTAGTGAGTTAAATTACGGGCCAGACAGTTTTCAAATTATCGATAAAGATGTATTTATTTATTGCCCCGGGCCATATCACAAAACGAAACTCAGCAATCAGTTTTTCGAATCGAAGCTAAAAGTAAAAACAACTACACGAAACTGGAATACAGTTCTTAAATTATTGGAACTAATAAAGCAGGAATAA
- a CDS encoding FAD-dependent oxidoreductase, producing MAKIVVLGAGISGHTVAAFIRKKLGKQHEVVVVSPGSYYQWIPSNIWVGVGRMNVDQVRFKLKKVYDRWKINFKQAKAVSIHPEGNQKISKGFVSIEYTDPNKKGETEQVEYDYLVNATGPKLNFEGTPGLDPGKNTESVCSCDHAIHAWEKLQACFKKMEAGEKQTFLIGTGHSMATCQGAAFEYILNVSYEIRKRKLEHLAELIWITNEYELGDFGMGGAFIKRGGYITSTKVFAESFLIENGIKWIKRAGVFEIEPGKANYETLDGEKNSVEFDFSMLIPGFSGVGLKAFGKNDEDITSTIFAPNGFTKVDADYTAKDFEEWKASDWPETYRNPTYPNIFAPGIAFAPPHSISKPMKSKNGTSIFPSPPRTGMPSGVSGKVVALNIVNLVKKGEHKLKHRASMAKMGAACIVSAGYGMTKGSAATMTVYPIVQDWDKYPEWGRSIKYTMGEPGLAGHWLKWTMHYMFLHKAKGYPFWWLLPE from the coding sequence ATGGCCAAAATTGTCGTTCTGGGAGCAGGTATTTCCGGACATACCGTTGCCGCTTTCATCAGAAAAAAACTTGGTAAACAACACGAAGTTGTAGTCGTTTCACCAGGCAGTTATTACCAATGGATACCTTCCAACATTTGGGTTGGGGTTGGTCGCATGAATGTTGATCAGGTTCGGTTTAAACTGAAGAAAGTATACGACAGGTGGAAAATCAACTTTAAACAAGCCAAAGCTGTCTCAATCCATCCGGAAGGCAATCAAAAAATTTCCAAAGGATTTGTGAGTATTGAATACACCGATCCTAATAAAAAAGGTGAAACAGAGCAGGTTGAATACGACTATCTGGTAAATGCCACCGGACCAAAACTCAATTTTGAAGGCACTCCTGGATTAGATCCCGGTAAAAATACGGAATCCGTTTGCTCCTGCGATCATGCCATACACGCATGGGAAAAACTACAGGCTTGTTTTAAGAAAATGGAGGCAGGCGAAAAACAAACCTTTCTTATTGGAACAGGCCATTCGATGGCAACCTGTCAAGGAGCTGCTTTCGAGTACATTTTAAATGTTTCCTACGAAATAAGAAAACGGAAACTGGAACATTTGGCAGAATTAATTTGGATTACCAATGAATACGAATTGGGCGATTTTGGAATGGGTGGCGCCTTTATTAAACGTGGCGGTTACATCACTTCAACCAAAGTATTTGCTGAATCCTTCTTAATTGAAAACGGAATTAAATGGATTAAACGTGCAGGCGTATTTGAAATTGAACCCGGAAAAGCAAATTACGAAACTCTTGATGGTGAAAAAAACTCAGTAGAATTCGATTTCTCGATGCTGATTCCCGGCTTTTCGGGGGTTGGCTTAAAAGCCTTTGGGAAAAATGACGAGGACATCACTTCCACTATTTTTGCACCAAATGGCTTCACCAAAGTTGATGCCGATTACACGGCAAAAGATTTTGAGGAATGGAAAGCTTCAGATTGGCCGGAAACATACCGAAATCCTACTTATCCAAACATATTTGCCCCGGGAATTGCTTTTGCTCCTCCACATTCTATTTCGAAACCAATGAAGAGCAAAAACGGAACGTCAATTTTTCCTTCTCCACCACGCACAGGAATGCCATCAGGCGTGTCGGGTAAAGTGGTTGCTTTAAACATTGTGAATTTGGTAAAAAAAGGCGAACACAAATTAAAACACAGAGCTTCGATGGCTAAAATGGGAGCTGCTTGTATTGTATCTGCTGGATATGGAATGACGAAAGGATCGGCGGCTACAATGACCGTTTATCCTATCGTGCAGGATTGGGACAAATATCCTGAATGGGGACGAAGCATTAAATATACCATGGGTGAACCCGGATTAGCAGGTCATTGGCTAAAGTGGACAATGCATTATATGTTTCTGCACAAAGCAAAAGGATACCCTTTTTGGTGGTTGTTACCCGAATAA
- a CDS encoding thioesterase family protein, giving the protein MTTDLMIVEMEIGIKAYDIDAMGIVSNIVYIRWFEDLRHLILESHFPYHEMIATNISPIIIKTEVHYKVPLTIHDHPKGTCRIKNLGSSKWEMDFEIFSGDIIHCKGKQTGCFYNLEKQRPSLIPERILDAYEKAKLQMHNE; this is encoded by the coding sequence ATGACAACTGATTTAATGATCGTTGAAATGGAAATAGGCATTAAGGCCTATGATATTGACGCAATGGGAATTGTAAGTAATATTGTCTATATCAGATGGTTTGAAGATTTAAGACATTTGATTCTGGAGAGCCACTTTCCCTATCATGAAATGATAGCTACCAATATCTCCCCTATTATCATTAAAACTGAAGTGCATTACAAAGTTCCGTTAACCATTCATGATCATCCAAAGGGAACATGCAGAATTAAAAATCTGGGATCGAGCAAGTGGGAAATGGATTTTGAGATCTTTTCCGGTGATATAATTCATTGCAAAGGAAAGCAGACAGGTTGCTTTTACAATCTTGAAAAACAGAGACCTTCATTGATTCCGGAACGCATTTTGGATGCTTACGAAAAAGCTAAATTACAAATGCATAACGAATAA
- a CDS encoding YhcH/YjgK/YiaL family protein, which produces MVIDKIENSQLYAGLSERIAKAFAYINSTDLINTEVGKYEIDGENVFALVQEYNTKNLEDCKLESHFENIDIQYVISGTENMGVSILSDQIPHTVNNEKDVAFYQNESTQFELTQGMFAIFFPNDLHCPCIKNGENSKVKKLVIKIRI; this is translated from the coding sequence ATGGTAATAGATAAAATTGAAAATTCACAGCTTTACGCTGGATTAAGTGAGCGAATTGCCAAGGCATTTGCATACATCAACAGTACAGACCTGATAAATACCGAGGTGGGAAAATATGAAATTGACGGGGAAAATGTTTTTGCTCTTGTTCAGGAATACAACACAAAAAACCTGGAAGATTGTAAATTGGAAAGTCATTTCGAAAACATCGACATTCAGTATGTAATTTCTGGAACAGAAAATATGGGTGTTAGTATTTTAAGTGACCAAATTCCTCATACTGTAAACAATGAGAAAGATGTTGCATTCTATCAAAATGAATCAACCCAGTTCGAACTAACACAAGGAATGTTTGCTATCTTTTTTCCAAATGATCTTCATTGTCCTTGCATTAAAAATGGTGAAAATTCGAAAGTAAAAAAACTAGTCATTAAAATTCGCATCTAA